The Procambarus clarkii isolate CNS0578487 chromosome 46, FALCON_Pclarkii_2.0, whole genome shotgun sequence genome includes a region encoding these proteins:
- the LOC138350583 gene encoding uncharacterized protein — translation MEPQLEDRTPNKMGPSQGCINLVTSKEELVEKVFPNIQTNYKNHDWLSERVILAAENKDVYELNNIIQSNIHSEAVTFKSVDTVEEADEAVNDPTELLNSFDLPGIPTHVRHSKFGLPIIMLRNINQPKLCKAVKKIINNVAEATILTGPCKGEDVLIARIPTIPTDMPFQLKRL, via the exons atggagccacaattagaggatagaacACCCAACAAGATGGGCCCCTCCCAAGGGTGCATC aATTTAgtgacctcaaaagaagaattggttgaaaaagtatttcccaatattcaaaccaattataagaatcatgattggctgagtgaacgagttATTCTTGCGGCcgagaacaaagacgtctacgaactaaacaacattattcagtctaacatccaTAGCGAGGCAGTCACCTTCAAGTCCGTCgatactgttgaggaagcagatgaagcggttaatgatCCAACAGAATTGTTAAATTCATTCGATCTACCAGGGATACCAACACACGTACGTCATTCGAAATTCGGCTTGCCAATTattatgttgcgaaatatcaaccagccaaaactttgcaaggcagtaaaaaaaataatcaaCAACGTCgcggaagcaacaatcttgacaggaccttgcaaaggtgaagatgtcctcattgctCGCATTCCTactattccaacagatatgccatttcaacttaagagattgtaa